In Poecile atricapillus isolate bPoeAtr1 chromosome W, bPoeAtr1.hap1, whole genome shotgun sequence, one DNA window encodes the following:
- the LOC131592452 gene encoding pannexin-2-like codes for MQHIIDNHPDMATALLAGEKLKELILPGQQDDKAGALAALLLQLKLELPFDRVVTIGTVLIPILLVTLVFTKNFAEEPIYCYTPHNFTRDQALYARGYCWTELKDALPGVDASHWPSLFEHKFLPYALLAFAGIMYIPALGWEFLASTRLTSELNFLLQEIDNCYHRAAEGRAPKIEKQIQSKGPGITEREKREIIENAEKEKSPEQNLFEKYLERRGRSNFLAKLYLARHLFIIFLSIIPITYLSTYYATQKQNEFTCALGEPPDKTSSSKLHIRVNCKLPSVQLQRIIAGVDIVLLCFMNLIILINLIHLFIFRKSNFIFDKLNKVGIKTKKQWQKSQFCDINILAMFCNENRDHIKSLNRLDFITNESDLMYDNVVRQLLAALAQSNHDATPTMRDSGIQTIDPSVDPADIDANEQLIIKRPRKKMKWIPTTNPLPQPFKEQLAIMKVENHKPDKPKPVRRKTATDSLIAPLLESAAKTSQQTSTHKSEPNAIPSTSSEKKHTRHFSLDVHPYILSSKKPKPEVQAIPSMPTSKSQEGGFLNQEENVVVHVTSSLKDTPHPAKEILYSSETCRTVPAAAAFVTCNHNHIATTAAATSMALNQVKPEPTPALSCNPAHPLLHINTLYEDHEEEVSNIMDNGIHSPTDTGEMLSIPTPKQMRLATFDEPMAIVSSVEY; via the exons ATGCAACACATCATCGATAACCACCCCGACATGGCCACGGCGCTGTTGGCGGGCGAGAAGCTGAAGGAGCTCATCCTGCCGGGGCAGCAGGATGACAAGGCGGGCGCGCTGgcggctctgctcctccagctgaagctggagctgccctTCGACCGCGTGGTCACCATCGGGACcgtcctcatccccatcctcctcgTCACCCTCGTCTTCACCAAGAACTTTGCCG AGGAGCCAATATACTGTTACACACCACACAACTTCACCCGCGATCAAGCCTTGTATGCCAGAGGATATTGTTGGACAGAATTAAAAGATGCCTTGCCAGGAGTTGATGCCAGCCACTGGCCCTCCTTGTTTGAGCATAAGTTCCTACCTTATGCACTGCTGGCTTTTGCTGGGATAATGTACattccagctctgggctgggaattTCTGGCCTCCACTCGACTGACTTCAGAGCTTAATTTTTTGCTTCAGGAGATCGATAACTGCTACCACCGTGCAGCTGAAGGGCGGGCACCAAAAATAGAGAAACAGATTCAGTCCAAAGGCCCAGGGATaactgagagagagaaaagagaaatcaTTGAGaatgcagagaaggaaaaaagccctGAGCAGAACTTGTTTGAGAAATATCTGGAAAGAAGAGGACGAAGTAACTTTTTAGCTAAGCTTTATCTTGCAAGACATCTGTTCATCATCTTTTTAAGCATCATACCAATCACATACTTATCCACCTATTATGCTACACAGAAGCAAAATGAATTTACATGTGCACTAGGTGAGCCTCCAGACAAAACAAGCAGCTCCAAATTGCACATCAGAGTGAACTGTAAACTCCCATCTGTCCAGCTCCAGCGGATTATTGCTGGTGTAGATATCGTCCTCCTCTGCTTCATGAACTTGATAATCCTCATCAACTTGATTCACCTCTTCATATTTCGCAAGTCTAACTTCATATTTGATAAACTGAACAAAGTTGGAATAAAGACCAAGAAACAGTGGCAGAAGTCCCAGTTTTGCGATATCAACATTTTGGCCATGTTTTGTAATGAAAATAGGGACCACATAAAATCATTGAACCGTCTGGATTTTATTACAAATGAAAGTGATCTGATGTACGACAATGTGGTACGCCAGCTGCTCGCAGCATTGGCCCAGTCCAATCATGATGCCACTCCAACCATGCGTGATTCAGGGATTCAGACTATAGACCCAAGTGTTGATCCAGCAGACATTGATGCTAATGAGCAGCTCATCATTAAGAGACCAAGGAAGAAGATGAAATGGATCCCGACTACCAATCCCCTTCCCCAGCCATTCAAGGAGCAGCTAGCCATCATGAAGGTTGAGAACCATAAGCCTGATAAACCGAAGCCTGTGCGGAGAAAAACAGCGACAGACAGCCTTATAGCTCCTTTGTTGGAGTCTGCTGCAAAAACCTCACAGCAAACATCCACTCATAAGAGCGAGCCAAATGCCATCCCAAGCACAAGCAGTGAAAAAAAGCACACACGGCACTTTTCCTTGGATGTTCATCCATATATACTTAGTagcaaaaaacccaagccaGAGGTTCAAGCCATCCCCTCGATGCCTACGTCAAAAAGCCAAGAGGGTGGATTTTTAAACCAGGAAGAGAATGTTGTAGTGCATGTTACCTCCTCTCTCAAAG ACACCCCTCATCCTGCAAAAGAGATCCTATACTCATCTGAGACATGCAGaactgtgcctgctgctgcgGCTTTTGTCACGTGTAACCACAACCATATAGCCAcaactgctgctgccaccagtaTGGCTTTGAACCAGGTCAAGCCAGAGCCAACACCTGCACTGAGCTGCAACCCAGCCCACCCTCTGCTGCACATCAACACGCTGTACGAGGACCATGAGGAGGAAGTTTCAAACATAATGGACAATGGGATTCACTCACCGACTGACACCGGGGAGATGCTCTCCATCCCTACCCCGAAGCAGATGCGGCTGGCCACGTTTGACGAGCCGATGGCGATCGTGAGCTCGGTGGAGTACTGA